CGGGCGACGTGGTCGAGCGCATCCCCGACGCGTTCTCGGCGGTCCAGCGATGACCCGGCTCCGCCCGACGTGGGTCGAGGTCGACCTCGCGGCGATCGCTCACAACGTGCGCGCGCTCACGTTCCCGGGCGCGGAGGTGATGGCCCTCGTGAAGGCCGACGGGTACGGGCACGGCGATGTGGCGGTCGCTCGCGCGGCGCTGGGTGCGGGCGCCACATGGCTCGGCGTGGCGCTCGTCGAGGAGGGCCTCGGCCTGCGCGCGGCCGGCATCGACGCCCCGATCCTGGTGCTGTCGGAGTGCCCGCCCGGCTCGGAGGTCGCGGCCGTCGCCGCCTCCCTCACGCCCACGGTGTGCTCGTCGGACGGCCTCGATCGCCTCGCGGCGGCGGCCTCGTCGGTGCGGCCGACCGTGCGCGTGCACGTCAAGGTCGACACCGGCATGCATCGGGCGGGCCTCTGGCCGCCCGAGGGCGCCGCGGGGTTCGTGGATCGCGTGATCGCGACGGGGCTCGAGCTCGACGGCTTGTGGACGCACCTTGCCTGCGCCGATACGGATGAGATGACGACCCGACGGCAGCTCGGTCTGTTCGCCGAGGTGGTGGAGCGCGTGCGTGCGGCGGGCCACCGGCCCAGGATCGTGCACGCCGCCAACACCGCCGGCGCGGTCCGGTTCCCGAGCGCTCGGTTCGATCTCGTGCGTGCGGGCATCGGTCTGTACGGCCTCGAGCCGGCCCCGGGTGTCGGCGACGATCTCGGCCTGCGGCCCGCGTTGACGTGGCGCTCCGCGGTGGCCCTCGTGAAGCGATTGCCGGCCGGCAGCCGCGTCTCCTACGGGCACCGGTACGAGCTGGCCGAGGACGCGTGGGTGGCGACCGTGCCGGTGGGGTACGCCGACGGCTACCCTCGCATGCTGTCGTCGCGTGCCGACGTGCTGATCGGCGGGCGTCGGTGTCGTGTCGCCGGGAGCGTGACGATGGATCAACTGATCGTGGACTGCGGAGACGCCGAGCCGGCCCTCGGTGACGAGGTCGTGCTGCTCGGGCACCAGGGCTCGCAGGCCGTGACCGCATGGGAGCTGGCCGGCCTCGCGGACACGATCGCCTACGAGATCGTCGCTCGGATCGGAGCGCGGGTACCGCGGCGTACGACGAACGGGGGGGCGGTGCCATGACCAGGAGGCGCACGGCCTTGATCGCCGGGGGTGTCGCCGCGGGAGCGATCGCGGCGGGCGCCGTCGGACGGACCGTGCTTCGACGACGCACCGAGCACGAGCTCGAGGCGCCGCTGTGGGACCTGCCGCCCGACGACCTCGGCCCCGTGCGCTCGTTCGACGGCACGCAGCTCGCCGTGCGAGCGGCGGGCGACCCGTCATCTCCGCTGCTCCTCTTCGTGCACGGATTCAGCCTCGACATGACCACCTGGCGGGAGCAATGGGTGGACCTGTCCGTGGACCACCGGTGCGTGCTGATGGACCAGCGAGGCCACGGGGCGAGCGAGCACCCCGCGGACGACGATCTGTCGGTGCGCTCGATGGGCCGCGACATCGCCGCGGTGCTCGAGGCCGTGGCGCCCGATCGGCGGGTCGTGATCGTGGGCCACAGCATGGGCGCGATCGCGACGCTCGCGATGGCGGAGGTCCGCCCCGACCTGATGGCGACCTCGGTGGCCGGGATCGTGCTCGTCGGCACGTCGGCGTCCGAGCTCGTCCGTGGTGCGATGGGCTCGATCACGGATCTCGTGCGTCCGCGTCTGGGTTCCCTGCGATCGGCCGCCGAGCGCGTCGACCGCCTCCGCAAGGCGGTCCTCGCGAGCCCGACCGACCTGCGCGGCGCCGTCGTGCGCCTCACGCAGTTCGGACCCGACGCGCCCCGCCACGTGGTGGAGCACGTCGTGCACCTCGCGGAACGAGCCTCATCGGAGGTGTGGACCGACGGCCTCGCCGGGTTGCTCGAGACCGATCTGCGACATGTGCTGCCGCGCGTGCGGATGCCCGCCTTGGTCGTGGTGGGCGAGCACGACCGGGTCACGCCTCCTTCGAGCGGCATCGAGCTCGCCGCAGCGCTTCCCGACGGGCGGTTCGTGTTGCTCGATGGGGCTGGCCACATCGCGATGATGGAGCGACCGGTCGAGCTCGACCGGGAGATCCGCGCCTTCGCCCGGGCGGTGCTCACCGGGGCTCACGCCCCGCGGCCTCGGCGGCGACGGGCCTCGAAGGAGCGCGGCGGCTCATGACGCGCCCGCTCGCAGACGTCGCCGCCGAGGCCGCGGGATGCACCAGGTGTCGGCTCGCCCAGGGTCGCACCCAGGTCGTCTTCGGCGTCGGCGACCCCGGCGCCGACCTCATGTTCATCGGGGAGGGGCCGGGCTTCCACGAGGACAAGCAGGGCGAGCCGTTCGTCGGCGCCGCGGGCCAGCTCCTGAACCGCATGCTGGGGGAGATCGGGCTGACGCGCGAACAGGTCTACATCGGGAACGTCGTGAAGTGCCGGCCCCCCGGGAACCGCGATCCGCAGCCCGACGAGATCGAGGCGTGCACGCCGTGGTTGGTCGAGCAGATCTCCCTGATCCAGCCGCGCGTCGTCGTGACCCTCGGCAACTTCGCCACGAAGTACGTGCTGAACACCGCGACCGGCATCACGCGCCTGCGAGGGCAGGTCCACGACTGGCACGGGCGCACCGTGATCCCGACGTTCCACCCGGCCGCGATCCTTCACGGTGGCGGCGAGAAGTCGCGTCAGTTCCAGCTGTTGCTCGAGGACTTCCGTCTGGTGCGCGACACGCTGGACGCGATGTCGCGATCCGATCCGGACCTCGATCGTGACGATGCGCCTGCGGCTGCGAAGGCGACCCCGCCGGGCGTGATCGCGCTTCCCGACAGCGAGGAACCGGCCGCCGACACCTCCCAGTTGGAGCTGTTCTGACCGATGCGCGTCGACGTGCGGACCTCCTCGGCGGACGAGACCCGCGACGTGGGTGAGGCGATCGCCTCGATGCTGCGTGCGCGCGACGCCGTGGTGCTCACGGGCGAGCTCGGGGCGGGCAAGACGACGTTCGTCCAGGGCGTCGCGCGGGGACTGGGCATCGAGGAGCCGGTGTCGTCCCCGACGTTCACCCTCGTGAAGGAGTACTCGGGCAACCTCGATCTGGCCCATGTCGACGTCTACCGTCTCGACCGCATCCAGGACGTGATGGACCTCGGTCTGGACGAGATCGGGGACGGCGAGGACGTGCTGCTGGTGGAGTGGGGCGACACGATCGAGGAGCTGCTCCCCGACGAGCGGCTCCGCGTTGAGCTCATGACCGACGAGGGCGGGGGCGACGATGTCCGCTCGCTCGTGATCACGGCGACGGGGGCGGGGTGGGCCGAGCGGTTCTCGGCGGTCGAGGCCGCCGTGACGCCCTGGGTGGTCGCGCCATGATCGTCGTGGGGATCGAGACGAGCACCCCGCAGACGTCGGTGGCGATCGGCACCGAGAACGAGATCCTCGCGAAGGCGAGCGTGGCCGGCGCCGCCCGGCAGGAATCCGTCACGCCTCTCTTGCAGCAGCTGCTCCGTGGGTGCGACCTGACGCTCGACCAGGTGGGCGGGATCGCGGTGGGCGTCGGGCCCGGCCTGTTCACGGGGCTCCGGGTGGGCGTCGAGACCGCCAAGACCCTCGCGCAGGTGGCCGGCGTGCCGATCGTGGGCCTGACCAGCCTCGACGCGCTCGCCTATGCGGTGCGCTACTCGTCCCGGCGCATCGCCGCCGTGATCGATGCCCGCCGGGGCGAGGTCTTCTCCGCGATCTACCGGGCCGTTCCGGGCGGCGTCGTGCGCGAGCGTGGCTACGAGGTGCACCCGCCGGACCGCCTCGTGGCGGAGCTCCAGGCGCAGCCGGACGAGGTGCTGGCGGTCGGCAACGGTGCGATGCTGTACCGACATGTCCTCGAGGAGATCGGAAGCCGGATCGAGTTCGCGTCGTCGATCGCCGCGCACCCCGACGCCGCCGCCCTGGTCGAACTCGCCGTGCCAAGGCTCCTTCGAGAGGAGCACGACCGCCTGTTCGACGTCGTCCCCCTGTACCTGAGGAAGTCCGATGCTGAGATCGCGTGGGATCGGCGAGCACGGGGCATCTAGGATCGAGGTCGGGCGCATGCGCAGGCGTCACCTGCGCGGCGTCATGGCGATCGAGCGCCAGGTCTACGCGCGTCCCTGGAGCCCCAATCTCTTCGTGGCGGAGATGACCGAGCCCAACAACCGCTGCTACCTCGTCGCTCGAGTCGACAAGGCCGTCGTCGGCTACGGCGGGCTGATCTGCTACGGCGACGAGGCCCACGTGACGAACATCGCCGTCGACCCGCAGCGCCACCGCCTCGGCATCGGCACGAGGCTGCTGCACGAGCTCGTGACCCAGGCGATCGAGATGGACGGGCACGCCGTCTCCCTCGAGGTGCGGGTGACGAACTGGGGGGCCCAGCGCCTTTACGGCCGGTTCGGATTCCGGCCGGTCGGGATCCGTCGGAACTACTACCAGGAGCTCCACGAGGACGCCCTGATCATGTGGACCGACGACATCCGCACGGAGTCCTACGCGATGCGTCTGGCGGCGATCGCCTCGTCGATGCCGGATCCGGTGCGCAACACGTGATCACGCTCGGCATCGAGACGTCCTGCGACGAGACCGCCGTCGCGGTGGTGGAGGACGGGTTCGAGCTGCGCGCGAACCTGATCGCGTCGCAGGTGCATCTGCACGAGCGGTTCGGCGGGGTCGTGCCCGAGGTCGCAGCGCGGGCGCACGTCGAGGCCCTGAACCCGCTGCTCGAGGAGGCGCTGGCGGTCGCGGGCATCGGGTTCGGCGAGATCGATGCCGTGGCCGTCACCACCGGGCCGGGCCTCGTCGGCGCCCTGTTGGTGGGCATGGCCGGCGCCAAGGCGGTGTCGCTCGCGACCGGCGCCGACCTCGTCGGGGTGAACCATCTCGAGGGCCACTACTGGGCGAACTTCCTCGAGCACGGACGGCCCGAGCCCCCGTACGTCGCGCTGATCGTGAGCGGCGGACACACGATGCTCGTGCACGTGCCCGAGATGTTCCACCACGTTGTGCTCGGCCAGACGCTCGACGACGCGGCGGGGGAGGCGTTCGACAAGGTCGCTCGACTGATCGGGCTCGGGTTCCCGGGCGGCCCCGCCCTCGATGCGATGGCGCGACAGGGCGATCCCCACGCGATCAAGTTCCCGAGGGCGATGGAGGACTCGGGCGACTACGACTTCTCGTTGAGCGGCCTGAAGACCGCGGTCCTGCGGCACGTCAAGGCAGTCAGGGCCGCCGGTCAGGACCTGCATCTGCCCGACCTGGCGGCGAGCTTCCAGGAGGCGATCGTCGACGTGCAGGTGACGAAGACGATCGCCGCGGCGAAGGACGTCCGGGCCCCGAGCGTGCTCCTCGGCGGCGGCGTCGTGGCCAACACCCGGCTGCGCGGGCGACTCGCGACGGCCGGTGAGCAGGAGGGGCTCGAGGTGCTCTTCCCGTCGATGCCGCTGTGCACCGACAACGCGGCGATGATCGCCTGTCTGGGGGCCGCGAGATGGGCTCGCGGGGAGCGAACCTCACTCGACATCGCGGCCGATCCGCAACTAAGGTTGACCGCGTGAGCACCGTCCTGGTGACCGGGGGCGCCGGGTTCATCGGCTCGCACCTCGCCGATCGTCTGCTGGCCGAGGGCCACCGCGTGATCAGCGTCGACGACCTCTCCACCGGCCGCATCGCCAACCTCGTCGACGCGCGCGGGTACGGCAAGGAGTTCACGTTCTTCAACATGGACGTGCGGGCCGATGGCCTGCTGCCCCTGTTCGAGCGGCACCGGCCGGAGGTGGTCTTCCACCTCGCCGCGCAGTCGGGAGTTCGCCCCTCGCTTGACGACCCCACGCTCGACGCGTCGATCAACGTGATGGGCACGCTGAACGTGCTGGAGTGTGCCGCGAAGGCCGAGACGCGCAAGGTCGTCTACGCGGCGAGCGGCGGCACGATCTACGGTGAGCCGCGCCGCCTGCCGGCGAAGGAGACCAGCGCCCAGGGCTCGCACCCGCTCAGTCCCTACGCGATCTCGAAGAAGGTCGTGCTCGACTACCTCGGCTTCTACCAGCGATATCGGGGACTCGAGCACACGGCGCTCGCCCTCGGCAACGTCTACGGGCCGCGCCAGGATCCCCACGGGGAAGCCGGCGTGGTGGCGATCTTCGCGTCGAGGATGCTCGCCGGCGAGCCGGTCACGATCTTCGGCGACGGCAACCAGACGCGCGACTACGTCTTCATCGACGACGTCGTGCATGCGTTCGTACAGGCCGCGGACCGCGGTCCGGGCAAGCTCGTGAACATCGGCACGGGACTCGAGACCAGCGTGAACCACGTCTATCGTCAGCTCGCCGAGATCGTCGGGTACGAGCGGGAGCCCGAGTTCGGGCCTCTCCCGTCGGGGGAGCTCCGCCGCATCGCGCTCGACATACGCTCGGCCGCGAACGCGATCGCATGGAAGCCTTGGACCCATCTCGAGGACGGACTGGCCGAGACCGTGGCGTTCCTGAAGGGGGTCTGATGGCGGCCGGGGGTCCTGCCGTCGAGGCGTTCTGGGGGTCGTTCGCCGACGCCACCGGCGTCGACGCGCCGTACGAGGCATGGGCGTTCGGCGGCGACGAGACCCCCGAGCTCGCGACCGAGCTCGGGCTGCTCGTGCGCGATGGCCCGAAGCGCGCGACGACCGCACGCCTGGACTCGTTCGATGCCGAGGGCGAGCCGCTGCCGGTGGTCGGGGGATACAGCGTGATCCTCGACGGGGCCGGGCAGCCCGTCTGCATCATCCGCACCACGCAGGTCGACACGATGCCGTTCGGCGAGGTCGAGGAGGAGTTC
The Actinomycetota bacterium genome window above contains:
- the alr gene encoding alanine racemase, whose amino-acid sequence is MTRLRPTWVEVDLAAIAHNVRALTFPGAEVMALVKADGYGHGDVAVARAALGAGATWLGVALVEEGLGLRAAGIDAPILVLSECPPGSEVAAVAASLTPTVCSSDGLDRLAAAASSVRPTVRVHVKVDTGMHRAGLWPPEGAAGFVDRVIATGLELDGLWTHLACADTDEMTTRRQLGLFAEVVERVRAAGHRPRIVHAANTAGAVRFPSARFDLVRAGIGLYGLEPAPGVGDDLGLRPALTWRSAVALVKRLPAGSRVSYGHRYELAEDAWVATVPVGYADGYPRMLSSRADVLIGGRRCRVAGSVTMDQLIVDCGDAEPALGDEVVLLGHQGSQAVTAWELAGLADTIAYEIVARIGARVPRRTTNGGAVP
- a CDS encoding alpha/beta hydrolase, which translates into the protein MTRRRTALIAGGVAAGAIAAGAVGRTVLRRRTEHELEAPLWDLPPDDLGPVRSFDGTQLAVRAAGDPSSPLLLFVHGFSLDMTTWREQWVDLSVDHRCVLMDQRGHGASEHPADDDLSVRSMGRDIAAVLEAVAPDRRVVIVGHSMGAIATLAMAEVRPDLMATSVAGIVLVGTSASELVRGAMGSITDLVRPRLGSLRSAAERVDRLRKAVLASPTDLRGAVVRLTQFGPDAPRHVVEHVVHLAERASSEVWTDGLAGLLETDLRHVLPRVRMPALVVVGEHDRVTPPSSGIELAAALPDGRFVLLDGAGHIAMMERPVELDREIRAFARAVLTGAHAPRPRRRRASKERGGS
- a CDS encoding uracil-DNA glycosylase — its product is MTRPLADVAAEAAGCTRCRLAQGRTQVVFGVGDPGADLMFIGEGPGFHEDKQGEPFVGAAGQLLNRMLGEIGLTREQVYIGNVVKCRPPGNRDPQPDEIEACTPWLVEQISLIQPRVVVTLGNFATKYVLNTATGITRLRGQVHDWHGRTVIPTFHPAAILHGGGEKSRQFQLLLEDFRLVRDTLDAMSRSDPDLDRDDAPAAAKATPPGVIALPDSEEPAADTSQLELF
- the tsaE gene encoding tRNA (adenosine(37)-N6)-threonylcarbamoyltransferase complex ATPase subunit type 1 TsaE produces the protein MRVDVRTSSADETRDVGEAIASMLRARDAVVLTGELGAGKTTFVQGVARGLGIEEPVSSPTFTLVKEYSGNLDLAHVDVYRLDRIQDVMDLGLDEIGDGEDVLLVEWGDTIEELLPDERLRVELMTDEGGGDDVRSLVITATGAGWAERFSAVEAAVTPWVVAP
- the tsaB gene encoding tRNA (adenosine(37)-N6)-threonylcarbamoyltransferase complex dimerization subunit type 1 TsaB; this encodes MIVVGIETSTPQTSVAIGTENEILAKASVAGAARQESVTPLLQQLLRGCDLTLDQVGGIAVGVGPGLFTGLRVGVETAKTLAQVAGVPIVGLTSLDALAYAVRYSSRRIAAVIDARRGEVFSAIYRAVPGGVVRERGYEVHPPDRLVAELQAQPDEVLAVGNGAMLYRHVLEEIGSRIEFASSIAAHPDAAALVELAVPRLLREEHDRLFDVVPLYLRKSDAEIAWDRRARGI
- the rimI gene encoding ribosomal protein S18-alanine N-acetyltransferase, which gives rise to MRRRHLRGVMAIERQVYARPWSPNLFVAEMTEPNNRCYLVARVDKAVVGYGGLICYGDEAHVTNIAVDPQRHRLGIGTRLLHELVTQAIEMDGHAVSLEVRVTNWGAQRLYGRFGFRPVGIRRNYYQELHEDALIMWTDDIRTESYAMRLAAIASSMPDPVRNT
- the tsaD gene encoding tRNA (adenosine(37)-N6)-threonylcarbamoyltransferase complex transferase subunit TsaD, with the translated sequence MITLGIETSCDETAVAVVEDGFELRANLIASQVHLHERFGGVVPEVAARAHVEALNPLLEEALAVAGIGFGEIDAVAVTTGPGLVGALLVGMAGAKAVSLATGADLVGVNHLEGHYWANFLEHGRPEPPYVALIVSGGHTMLVHVPEMFHHVVLGQTLDDAAGEAFDKVARLIGLGFPGGPALDAMARQGDPHAIKFPRAMEDSGDYDFSLSGLKTAVLRHVKAVRAAGQDLHLPDLAASFQEAIVDVQVTKTIAAAKDVRAPSVLLGGGVVANTRLRGRLATAGEQEGLEVLFPSMPLCTDNAAMIACLGAARWARGERTSLDIAADPQLRLTA
- a CDS encoding NAD-dependent epimerase/dehydratase family protein; this encodes MSTVLVTGGAGFIGSHLADRLLAEGHRVISVDDLSTGRIANLVDARGYGKEFTFFNMDVRADGLLPLFERHRPEVVFHLAAQSGVRPSLDDPTLDASINVMGTLNVLECAAKAETRKVVYAASGGTIYGEPRRLPAKETSAQGSHPLSPYAISKKVVLDYLGFYQRYRGLEHTALALGNVYGPRQDPHGEAGVVAIFASRMLAGEPVTIFGDGNQTRDYVFIDDVVHAFVQAADRGPGKLVNIGTGLETSVNHVYRQLAEIVGYEREPEFGPLPSGELRRIALDIRSAANAIAWKPWTHLEDGLAETVAFLKGV
- a CDS encoding ASCH domain-containing protein → MAAGGPAVEAFWGSFADATGVDAPYEAWAFGGDETPELATELGLLVRDGPKRATTARLDSFDAEGEPLPVVGGYSVILDGAGQPVCIIRTTQVDTMPFGEVEEEFAWVEGEGDRSLAYWRAAHERFFASEGAPIADDDLVVLERFELVWPASAD